The Tripterygium wilfordii isolate XIE 37 chromosome 5, ASM1340144v1, whole genome shotgun sequence genome window below encodes:
- the LOC119998806 gene encoding tubulin beta-1 chain gives MREILHVQGGQCGNQIGSKFWEVVCDEHGIDPTGRYVGTSDLQLERVNVYYNEASCGRFVPRAVLMDLEPGTMDSVRTGPYGQIFRPDNFVFGQSGAGNNWAKGHYTEGAELIDAVLDVVRKEAENCDCLQGFQVCHSLGGGTGSGMGTLLISKIREEYPDRMMLTFSVFPSPKVSDTVVEPYNATLSVHQLVENADECMVLDNEALYDICFRTLKLTTPSFGDLNHLISATMSGVTCCLRFPGQLNSDLRKLAVNLIPFPRLHFFMVGFAPLTSRGSQQYRALTVPELTQQMWDSKNMMCAADPRHGRYLTASAMFRGKMSTKEVDEQMINVQNKNSSYFVEWIPNNVKSSVCDIPPRGLSMASTFIGNSTSIQEMFRRVSEQFTAMFRRKAFLHWYTGEGMDEMEFTEAESNMNDLVSEYQQYQDATADDEGEYEDEEEEEEGMDNI, from the exons atgagagaaatcCTTCATGTTCAAGGTGGACAGTGCGGTAACCAAATTGGCTCCAAGTTCTGGGAGGTTGTCTGTGATGAGCATGGCATAGACCCAACCGGAAGGTACGTCGGCACCTCAGACCTGCAGCTTGAGCGTGTGAATGTCTACTACAATGAAGCTTCTTGTGGGAGGTTTGTTCCTCGTGCTGTGCTGATGGACTTGGAGCCTGGCACTATGGACAGTGTTCGCACTGGTCCATATGGGCAGATATTTAGGCCTGACAACTTTGTCTTTGGGCAATCTGGTGCTGGGAACAACTGGGCAAAGGGTCATTACACAGAGGGTGCAGAGCTTATTGATGCTGTTCTTGATGTTGTGAGAAAGGAGGCTGAAAATTGTGACTGCCTTCAAG GTTTCCAAGTCTGCCACTCTTTGGGTGGAGGAACTGGTTCTGGGATGGGTACATTGCTCATCTCAAAAATTCGCGAGGAGTACCCTGACAGAATGATGCTCACATTTTCTGTTTTTCCCTCACCAAAGGTTTCAGATACAGTGGTTGAGCCATATAATGCCACCCTTTCTGTCCATCAGTTGGTTGAGAATGCAGATGAGTGCATGGTTCTTGATAATGAGGCTTTGTATGACATCTGCTTCAGGACTCTTAAATTGACGACTCCAAGTT TTGGTGATCTAAATCACTTGATCTCTGCAACCATGAGTGGAGTCACTTGTTGTCTCAGGTTCCCTGGTCAACTCAACTCTGACCTGCGAAAACTTGCTGTGAACCTTATCCCCTTCCCTCGCCTGCACTTCTTCATGGTAGGGTTTGCTCCTTTGACCTCACGTGGTTCTCAGCAGTATCGAGCCCTGACAGTCCCAGAACTGACCCAGCAAATGTGGGATTCTAAGAACATGATGTGCGCTGCTGACCCTAGGCATGGCCGCTACCTTACTGCATCTGCCATGTTCCGTGGGAAGATGAGCACCAAGGAAGTGGATGAGCAGATGATCAATGTTCAAAACAAGAACTCTTCGTACTTTGTTGAGTGGATTCCAAACAATGTGAAATCCAGCGTCTGTGACATTCCTCCCAGAGGGCTTTCCATGGCTTCCACCTTCATTGGTAACTCAACCTCCATCCAGGAAATGTTCAGGAGAGTCAGTGAACAATTCACTGCCATGTTCAGGAGAAAGGCTTTCTTGCATTGGTATACTGGTGAAGGCATGGATGAAATGGAGTTCACTGAAGCTGAGAGCAATATGAATGATCTCGTGTCTGAGTACCAGCAGTACCAAGATGCAACTGCAGATGATGAGGGTGAGTacgaggatgaagaagaagaagaagaaggaatggATAATATCTAA